From a single Shewanella denitrificans OS217 genomic region:
- the asnB gene encoding asparagine synthase (glutamine-hydrolyzing), translating to MCGITGIFMQDVQAGQHADIELLKRMTQSIVHRGPDDLGLYASEQACFGFRRLSFLDLKLGNQPIFNEDESIACVVNGEIFNYQELRNDLIKRGHRFRSQMDCEVIPHLYEEYGINFLNRLNGQFAIALHDVKQQKLILARDHVGIAPLYYHYKDNTLLFGSEIKTLLNSADVSRSIDLISLDQIVTFPGMVSPRTIFSDVKCLPPGHVMTVDKQGMQIEQYWDLDYPENNPNTQPHTDAYYVEKLDHLLRQAIKTRLHADVPVGFYLSGGLDSSLIATLAHDMDPQQVFNSFAIGFGRADIDERQYQQQVVNQIHSNHHEQIFDYEQINQRLTQAVIAAESPLKESYNTCSLALSQMVQQQGIKAVLTGEGADELFAGYVGYRLAQQSRGQEEPFDLEFMLEQQARKTLWGDENFFYEKNYHEFHTLKSSLYSADTNAALLRQHCTSQPIINPARIANRHPTHQRSYVDFKLRIADHLLADHGDRVTFANSVEARYPFLDIDLINFVRTIPPELMLKNGNEKYLLKQLATKTVPESIIRRKKFSFVAPGSPFLLKNKPEWIMDMLSRATITRQGIFNPDTVERLTNSAIRGAHDINQTFETDFLMVVITTGILLREFVES from the coding sequence ATGTGCGGAATTACAGGGATTTTTATGCAAGATGTTCAAGCCGGCCAACATGCTGATATTGAACTATTAAAAAGAATGACTCAAAGCATTGTTCATAGAGGACCTGACGATCTGGGCTTGTATGCCAGCGAGCAAGCCTGCTTTGGTTTCAGACGTTTGTCTTTTCTTGATTTGAAGCTGGGTAACCAACCTATTTTTAACGAGGATGAAAGTATTGCTTGTGTCGTCAATGGTGAGATTTTTAATTATCAGGAACTTAGAAATGATTTAATTAAACGCGGGCATCGCTTTCGCTCGCAAATGGATTGCGAGGTGATACCGCACTTATATGAAGAATACGGTATCAATTTTCTTAACAGACTTAACGGCCAGTTTGCTATCGCTTTACACGACGTCAAGCAGCAAAAACTTATCCTAGCCAGAGATCATGTTGGTATTGCTCCACTTTATTATCATTATAAAGATAATACATTGTTATTTGGTTCTGAAATAAAAACCCTTTTAAACAGTGCTGACGTCAGTCGTAGCATTGATTTAATCAGCCTAGATCAAATTGTCACCTTTCCAGGTATGGTTAGCCCAAGAACCATTTTTAGTGACGTTAAATGCTTGCCGCCCGGTCATGTCATGACAGTAGATAAGCAAGGCATGCAGATTGAGCAATATTGGGATCTGGATTACCCTGAGAATAACCCTAATACTCAACCTCACACTGATGCATATTACGTTGAAAAGCTGGACCATTTACTACGTCAGGCAATAAAAACACGCTTGCATGCTGATGTTCCTGTGGGGTTTTATTTGAGCGGTGGCCTAGACTCATCACTTATCGCCACACTGGCCCACGATATGGACCCCCAGCAAGTATTCAACTCATTTGCCATTGGGTTTGGCCGTGCGGATATTGACGAACGCCAATATCAACAGCAAGTGGTTAACCAAATACATTCAAACCATCATGAACAGATTTTTGATTATGAGCAAATTAACCAACGCTTGACTCAGGCTGTTATCGCAGCCGAATCCCCCTTAAAAGAGTCCTATAATACCTGCTCGCTAGCGTTATCACAGATGGTTCAACAACAAGGAATAAAAGCAGTATTAACTGGTGAAGGTGCTGACGAACTGTTTGCGGGATATGTGGGTTATCGTCTGGCCCAGCAATCACGCGGACAAGAAGAACCCTTTGACCTTGAATTTATGCTGGAACAACAAGCCAGAAAAACGCTATGGGGAGATGAAAACTTTTTCTACGAAAAGAACTATCACGAGTTTCATACTCTCAAGAGCTCACTTTATTCGGCTGATACCAACGCCGCTTTGCTTAGGCAACACTGTACTTCCCAGCCCATAATTAACCCTGCACGGATAGCCAATCGTCATCCCACTCATCAGCGCTCTTATGTTGATTTTAAATTACGTATCGCCGATCACTTATTAGCCGATCATGGAGACAGAGTCACATTTGCTAATTCGGTGGAAGCCAGATATCCATTTCTTGATATTGATTTAATTAATTTTGTTCGCACGATACCTCCAGAGTTGATGCTAAAAAACGGCAATGAAAAATACCTGCTAAAACAACTCGCAACTAAAACGGTGCCTGAGTCCATTATACGACGCAAGAAATTTTCTTTTGTAGCCCCTGGTAGCCCTTTTCTTCTGAAAAATAAACCCGAATGGATTATGGACATGCTCAGTAGAGCCACCATTACTCGCCAAGGGATTTTTAATCCCGATACCGTAGAAAGACTGACTAATAGTGCCATCAGGGGGGCCCATGACATCAATCAAACTTTCGAAACAGACTTTCTAATGGTGGTTATTACCACAGGTATCTTACTTCGCGAGTTTGTTGAGTCATAA
- a CDS encoding non-ribosomal peptide synthetase, producing the protein MTKYFVHKKFAETASLFPNETAIVESQRQISYQQLNTYANNLAYHISDTRHQIGTPVGLFLPKSIEYILGVLAVLKSDQAFLPLSPEQPDARLGDILRKAQPSLIMTTKELALSLKKTLAALDLQHITIKIFNYGNTGELELTHLDSGALLHKPYPDTEPQMSATPEDSNYIIFTSGTTGDPKAIVGCHKSLSHFIHWEMKEFALSSHLRIAQLAPITFDVSLRDIFVPLLSGGVCCIPEPEVQFDARRLLLWISNSHINLIHCVPSIFRLLMTELEADNNTQEYNRQKLSHLKHILLAGEPLFGRDANRWITLVGNDIELVNLYGPSETTLAKLFYRLKGPVEQANQMIPIGNPIANTAVLILANNTLCRVGDIGEIYIKTPFRSKGYLNDQPLTDLSFIQNPLNPDNEDIIYKTGDLGRYLENHSVEVLGRLDRQVKLNGIRVELNDIEGHIHNLSAIDQCFINLYKDEDQSSKLVCYYTCHQDISTNEIKDLLADKLSTNLIPSMMIKLSSFPLMLNGKVDKKALPNPATYFNDFNIEEEQDLSPTELILSEIWRTSLGAASLSKYHHFFDLGGTSLAVMKVLGEMYRQLNIEISIQDFYQHDTISALADHIDKLPVLTGAHYQAITLAPKQQYYPLSRQQQSLWLSETLADQQGQFTIPGACQLTGDLNRQAFNQAIDALISRHDNLRIVIDEEDNGSPIQRIKGDFHYPLDIIDLSTRPDAAKQARTIMLNDSQQAFNLAEAPLFRLKLFRLDKQTHYLYFCFHHLIFDAWSMGLFGQELMSAYQILATGGEYKPAPLAVQYQDFCHWQTLEQQQKKQIAQKNYWLDLFAHPTPMLELPTDFPRPQQKHFRGAQLDFTIDSGMTKQLKQLSINQNSSLFSLLMSIYQVLLAKYTNEQDIVVGFPTAGRGHPDLNPLMGMFVNTLPLRSQCEDKLSFNEFLRQTTNNINDALDHQSYGLEDLVNALDLPRDMSRSPLFDTIFMLQNFEQIEQKNAQLILSELPALQHTPWYDLTLKWIESEGLLHCNIIYDEDLFTSATVSRLGQHFTTIVRMVLAQPDIKLADISLLTAAQQLQLIDDLRPNDSPINEPNIVGCFENQAKIAPSTIALSFFEQKISYESLNRQANQLARYMQTLGVKPGDVIGCHMPRSPLMITSALAILKLGAIYLPLEISYPQARKEYIIADSGISFVLSNTNKEDDNLSHIFKDICWINADAPQIINFDSNNLPLIPATNDLAYIIYTSGSTGKPKGTLGHHLGVVNLAQHFKAYLNLTANDRFLQFANCSFDASIFEIFITLLSGSTLVLITEEIILDTHDFEDYLNQQQVTVTVLPPTYVRQLTPEHLNSLKTLLTAGSTTDHTLVEKWWDKVRYINAYGPTETTVCASVFEVSATAWADLKQNNKPIPIGKAISNLRLDVLDSHLQQLPAGISGELYISGLGVSHGYLNQTGLTKQCFTQNPHMPELPMYKTGDLARRLADGNIEFLGRKDDQVKIRGYRIEPMEIEYQLLQLEQIADARVLVNGKASQQYLSAYYIGVADDESIIRQALSSTLPKYMIPSTFTALRTFPMTPNNKVDSSALRQLSEQQKGGIISLPNSKDIEASITSIWKRILNINHINQTQSFIELGGDSIKAIQTVAELKKLGLKIKANHILQYPTIEQLSQHVTYALQEDNIQVQGQVPLTPIQQWFFNHYQGDKNKFFQHALLSFTDKIHQATLQQAMQEVMKQHDSLRSSFVYDIDSKQWRQEVLTPNISIDFHCIHLEKIDHTLMAIHMNALANQNWLNKSTLLQGIIFKAETSDDHVFLLAHHLIVDTVSWWILLDDIEKSYQQLLAGKKVDLGSKTSSLQQWSQQLHKFSKSETLQQERELWCQTDQALNSAFRFAPSKEQTDTDNISLVLSQSQTKALLRQNIHQGIAVHELVLTLHARAMANIFGANQYSVIIENHGREECFDTLDVSRTVGWFTSIYPLVLAQNKPCPLLLDIAKTKNILQQAPNKGLGYGVLNYLPNNKSITETYSNIMPQASFNYYGTFDRQSQRSRIVDVAKFDLPALRPPLQHVMDISGSIRGGQLHIELHYNNNRLATDLAQQWLAHINKELIDYIHLKYDKKMAKVEQAFEQKLQTGIDKILTQYEIPGLVLGARFPNGETVICCRGISNTQTQAKLTKNHQFRIGSLSKTFVATLILQLVDEGKISLTQAVGDILSPSLINNSGIDKKITVRQLLNHTSGLEDYINNGEFKDICLNQPEKIWEPEELLRYFNTAVTPPLLETHSQWRYSSSGYILLGLIIEKVTGEKFEQRLFNRITAPLGLQNTHFADNNACQKSLASGHDKQLNPLPNKDTSFTWAAGGLISTVEDLLTWQAAINDGRLLSQEMQKQRLDFIDLPAHVSLDQHIQAGLGIFNIEGHLGHVGDMLGHEAAILAHDDVQLVVLLNGETKHPAMVFGGSIFEAIFELI; encoded by the coding sequence ATGACTAAGTATTTTGTTCACAAAAAATTCGCTGAAACGGCAAGTTTATTTCCAAATGAAACCGCCATTGTTGAAAGTCAGCGCCAGATAAGTTATCAACAACTCAACACTTATGCCAATAACCTTGCTTATCACATTAGTGATACTCGCCATCAAATAGGCACACCCGTTGGCTTGTTCTTGCCCAAAAGTATTGAATATATTTTAGGGGTATTAGCTGTTCTCAAAAGCGATCAAGCCTTTTTACCCTTATCCCCAGAACAGCCTGACGCACGCCTTGGTGATATTTTACGCAAGGCACAACCTAGCCTAATAATGACCACTAAGGAGTTGGCGCTTTCGCTGAAGAAAACACTCGCCGCACTGGATTTGCAACACATAACCATCAAGATATTTAACTACGGCAATACCGGTGAACTTGAATTGACTCACCTAGACTCAGGCGCATTACTGCACAAACCATACCCAGATACTGAGCCACAAATGTCTGCGACCCCTGAGGACAGTAACTACATTATTTTTACCTCTGGTACCACAGGAGATCCCAAGGCAATCGTCGGTTGCCATAAAAGCCTCAGTCACTTTATTCATTGGGAAATGAAAGAGTTTGCGTTATCGAGCCACCTACGGATTGCTCAACTAGCTCCCATTACGTTTGATGTCAGCTTACGAGATATTTTTGTGCCACTGCTCAGCGGTGGGGTTTGCTGCATTCCTGAGCCTGAAGTGCAATTTGATGCCAGACGCCTGTTGCTGTGGATAAGTAATAGCCATATCAATTTAATCCATTGCGTTCCTTCTATTTTTCGCTTGTTAATGACAGAGCTTGAAGCTGATAACAATACTCAGGAATACAATAGACAAAAATTAAGCCATTTAAAGCATATATTGCTAGCAGGAGAGCCTCTATTTGGTCGAGATGCTAACCGCTGGATAACACTGGTTGGCAACGATATAGAATTGGTCAATCTTTATGGTCCTTCCGAAACGACCTTAGCTAAATTGTTCTATCGCCTTAAAGGCCCAGTTGAACAAGCAAACCAAATGATCCCCATCGGGAACCCTATTGCTAATACAGCAGTATTGATCCTCGCCAATAATACCTTATGTAGAGTAGGTGATATCGGTGAGATTTATATTAAAACCCCTTTTCGCAGCAAAGGTTACCTTAATGATCAACCATTGACAGATTTAAGCTTTATTCAAAATCCACTCAACCCAGATAATGAAGATATTATTTATAAAACGGGTGATTTAGGCAGATATCTAGAAAATCACAGCGTCGAAGTCCTCGGCCGCCTTGATCGCCAGGTTAAACTCAACGGGATACGTGTTGAGCTTAATGACATTGAAGGTCACATCCATAACTTATCCGCAATCGATCAGTGTTTTATTAATCTCTACAAAGATGAAGATCAATCTAGCAAACTGGTGTGCTACTACACTTGCCATCAAGATATTTCTACCAATGAGATCAAAGACTTACTTGCTGACAAACTCAGTACCAATCTCATTCCCAGCATGATGATAAAATTAAGCAGCTTCCCTTTAATGCTCAACGGCAAAGTCGATAAAAAAGCACTTCCCAATCCAGCCACGTATTTCAATGACTTTAACATTGAAGAAGAACAAGACCTAAGCCCTACCGAATTAATACTCAGTGAGATTTGGCGCACCAGTCTTGGGGCAGCTAGTCTCAGTAAATATCATCATTTCTTTGACTTAGGGGGCACCTCATTAGCCGTCATGAAAGTACTGGGTGAAATGTATCGTCAGCTAAATATCGAGATCTCCATTCAGGATTTTTACCAGCATGACACAATTTCAGCGCTTGCCGATCATATTGATAAGCTTCCAGTATTAACCGGTGCACATTATCAAGCCATCACATTGGCACCCAAACAACAATATTACCCCCTGAGCAGACAACAGCAAAGTCTCTGGCTCAGTGAGACACTAGCGGATCAGCAAGGGCAGTTTACGATTCCCGGAGCCTGTCAATTAACAGGTGATTTAAATCGCCAGGCGTTTAATCAAGCCATTGATGCTTTAATCAGTCGCCACGATAATTTACGTATCGTCATTGATGAAGAAGACAATGGCAGCCCCATACAACGCATTAAGGGAGATTTTCATTACCCACTCGACATTATTGACTTGTCTACTCGTCCCGACGCAGCAAAGCAGGCTAGAACAATAATGCTCAACGACAGTCAGCAGGCGTTTAACTTGGCTGAAGCGCCATTATTTCGCTTAAAGCTCTTTAGGCTAGATAAGCAAACTCATTATTTGTATTTTTGCTTCCACCATCTGATTTTTGATGCTTGGTCTATGGGACTCTTTGGCCAGGAACTCATGTCAGCCTATCAAATACTCGCAACTGGGGGAGAATATAAACCCGCACCGCTGGCGGTCCAATACCAGGATTTTTGTCACTGGCAAACATTAGAGCAACAACAGAAAAAGCAAATAGCTCAAAAAAACTATTGGTTAGACCTATTTGCACATCCCACTCCGATGCTGGAACTGCCGACTGATTTCCCCCGTCCGCAGCAAAAACATTTTCGTGGCGCTCAATTAGACTTCACTATCGACAGCGGCATGACCAAGCAACTTAAGCAATTGAGTATTAATCAAAATAGCAGTTTATTCTCATTGTTAATGTCGATATATCAAGTTCTATTAGCTAAATATACCAACGAGCAAGATATTGTCGTCGGCTTCCCCACTGCTGGGCGAGGTCATCCGGATTTGAATCCGTTAATGGGTATGTTTGTCAATACGCTACCTTTGAGGAGTCAATGTGAAGACAAATTGAGCTTTAATGAATTTTTAAGACAAACTACAAACAATATCAATGATGCACTCGACCATCAATCCTATGGTCTAGAAGATTTAGTTAACGCCTTAGATCTTCCAAGGGATATGAGCCGTTCCCCCTTATTCGATACTATATTCATGCTACAAAATTTTGAACAAATTGAGCAAAAAAATGCACAACTCATCTTGTCCGAATTGCCAGCACTACAACATACGCCCTGGTATGATTTAACCCTTAAATGGATAGAATCAGAGGGTCTTTTACACTGTAATATTATTTATGACGAAGACCTATTCACATCAGCAACTGTCTCTCGCTTAGGCCAGCACTTTACGACGATTGTCAGAATGGTTTTAGCACAGCCTGACATCAAACTGGCTGATATTTCATTATTAACCGCTGCTCAGCAACTGCAACTCATTGATGATTTGCGTCCAAATGATAGCCCGATCAATGAGCCTAATATCGTCGGTTGTTTTGAAAATCAAGCAAAAATAGCCCCAAGCACTATTGCACTGTCTTTTTTCGAACAAAAAATAAGTTATGAAAGCCTTAACCGTCAAGCTAACCAGCTTGCTAGATATATGCAAACATTAGGCGTCAAACCAGGTGATGTCATTGGCTGTCATATGCCAAGGTCTCCCTTAATGATCACCAGTGCATTAGCTATTTTAAAATTAGGGGCCATTTATTTACCACTAGAAATAAGCTATCCCCAAGCACGAAAGGAATACATTATTGCTGATAGTGGTATCAGTTTTGTGTTGAGCAACACTAACAAGGAAGATGACAATTTAAGTCACATTTTTAAGGATATTTGTTGGATAAACGCCGATGCTCCCCAGATTATCAATTTTGATAGTAACAACCTCCCGCTAATTCCCGCCACTAATGACTTAGCCTATATTATTTATACTTCAGGTTCGACGGGTAAGCCTAAGGGTACGTTAGGGCATCACCTAGGGGTCGTGAATCTTGCACAGCATTTTAAAGCTTATCTTAACCTCACCGCGAATGATCGCTTTTTACAGTTTGCCAATTGTTCATTCGATGCTTCAATTTTTGAAATATTTATTACGTTATTAAGCGGCAGTACTTTGGTGCTCATCACCGAGGAGATAATATTAGATACTCATGATTTTGAAGACTATTTGAATCAACAGCAAGTCACAGTAACTGTACTCCCCCCCACTTATGTCCGACAACTGACCCCTGAGCACCTGAATAGTCTGAAAACATTATTGACTGCCGGATCGACGACTGATCACACTCTGGTAGAAAAATGGTGGGATAAGGTCAGGTATATTAATGCTTATGGTCCGACTGAAACCACCGTCTGTGCCAGTGTTTTTGAAGTGTCAGCCACTGCTTGGGCAGACTTAAAGCAAAATAACAAACCGATCCCTATTGGTAAAGCAATCAGTAACCTCCGCTTAGATGTATTGGATTCTCACCTGCAGCAATTACCTGCAGGTATTTCCGGTGAATTGTACATTTCAGGGTTAGGTGTCTCTCATGGTTATCTCAATCAGACGGGGTTAACCAAGCAATGTTTTACCCAAAACCCACATATGCCTGAATTACCTATGTATAAAACCGGCGATCTTGCCCGTAGGCTCGCCGACGGTAACATTGAATTTCTCGGAAGGAAGGATGACCAAGTTAAAATTCGCGGTTACCGAATAGAACCCATGGAAATTGAATATCAATTACTACAGCTTGAACAGATCGCAGATGCCCGAGTTTTGGTCAATGGTAAGGCCAGCCAACAATACCTGAGTGCTTATTATATTGGGGTTGCTGATGATGAAAGCATTATCCGCCAAGCACTATCAAGCACACTCCCCAAGTACATGATTCCCTCCACTTTTACGGCCTTACGCACGTTTCCCATGACTCCCAATAATAAAGTGGACAGCAGCGCCTTACGTCAACTATCAGAACAACAAAAAGGAGGCATAATTAGTCTACCAAATAGCAAGGACATTGAAGCTAGCATAACGAGTATCTGGAAAAGAATCCTTAATATAAACCACATTAATCAAACACAAAGCTTCATTGAACTTGGCGGCGATTCGATAAAAGCGATTCAAACTGTTGCTGAATTAAAGAAATTGGGGTTAAAGATAAAAGCTAACCATATCTTGCAATATCCAACCATAGAGCAGCTAAGTCAACACGTCACTTATGCATTGCAAGAAGACAATATCCAAGTTCAAGGGCAAGTACCACTAACCCCTATACAACAGTGGTTTTTTAACCATTATCAAGGGGATAAGAACAAATTTTTCCAACACGCACTCTTATCCTTTACTGATAAGATTCACCAAGCAACCCTGCAACAAGCAATGCAAGAGGTCATGAAGCAACATGATAGTTTACGCTCATCATTTGTTTATGACATAGACTCAAAGCAATGGCGGCAAGAGGTATTAACCCCAAACATATCTATTGATTTTCATTGCATTCATCTGGAAAAAATTGACCATACATTAATGGCTATTCATATGAACGCACTAGCCAACCAAAACTGGCTCAATAAATCCACACTGTTGCAAGGCATTATTTTCAAAGCAGAAACTAGCGATGACCATGTATTTCTTCTTGCTCATCACTTGATCGTCGATACTGTTTCATGGTGGATTTTACTCGATGATATTGAAAAATCCTACCAACAGCTACTCGCCGGAAAAAAAGTAGACCTAGGCAGTAAAACCAGTTCATTGCAGCAATGGTCACAACAACTTCATAAATTTAGCAAGAGTGAAACATTGCAGCAAGAACGAGAATTATGGTGCCAGACAGATCAAGCCCTGAACTCTGCCTTTCGCTTTGCACCAAGCAAAGAACAGACTGATACAGACAACATAAGCCTTGTACTGAGCCAATCACAAACCAAGGCACTATTGAGACAAAATATCCACCAAGGCATAGCTGTACACGAACTAGTGTTAACCCTACACGCTAGGGCCATGGCTAATATATTTGGTGCAAACCAGTATTCCGTTATCATTGAAAACCATGGCCGAGAGGAATGTTTTGACACTCTAGATGTCAGTCGGACAGTGGGTTGGTTTACCAGCATTTATCCTTTGGTGTTGGCGCAAAATAAGCCCTGCCCCTTATTACTAGATATAGCCAAAACAAAAAATATATTACAACAAGCCCCTAATAAAGGCTTAGGCTATGGTGTACTCAACTATCTACCCAATAATAAGAGCATAACTGAAACGTATAGCAACATAATGCCACAAGCCAGTTTCAATTATTACGGTACCTTTGACCGACAAAGTCAGCGGAGCCGAATCGTCGATGTTGCTAAATTTGATTTACCCGCTCTACGTCCGCCATTGCAACATGTTATGGACATTTCTGGTTCAATTAGAGGAGGTCAACTTCATATCGAACTCCATTATAACAACAATCGCCTAGCGACGGATCTAGCTCAGCAGTGGCTTGCTCATATCAACAAGGAGTTGATAGATTATATTCACCTAAAATACGATAAAAAAATGGCTAAAGTAGAGCAGGCGTTTGAACAAAAACTACAAACTGGCATAGACAAAATTCTTACACAATATGAAATACCTGGATTAGTACTCGGTGCGCGCTTTCCTAACGGAGAAACTGTCATCTGCTGCCGGGGTATCTCCAATACCCAAACACAAGCTAAGTTAACTAAAAATCATCAATTCAGGATCGGTAGCTTATCAAAAACTTTTGTCGCTACTCTTATCCTACAGTTGGTTGATGAGGGGAAGATCTCACTAACCCAAGCAGTCGGAGATATCTTAAGTCCTAGCTTGATCAACAACTCAGGCATAGATAAAAAGATCACTGTCAGACAATTACTTAACCACACCTCTGGGCTAGAGGATTATATTAATAATGGTGAGTTTAAAGACATTTGTCTAAATCAACCTGAAAAAATATGGGAACCTGAAGAACTGCTCCGCTATTTTAATACTGCAGTGACCCCACCTCTTCTTGAAACTCATTCACAATGGCGATATTCCAGCAGCGGTTATATTTTACTCGGGCTTATTATCGAAAAAGTCACCGGAGAAAAATTTGAACAGCGGCTTTTTAACCGTATCACTGCGCCACTTGGTTTACAAAACACTCATTTTGCAGATAATAATGCATGTCAGAAAAGCCTAGCATCAGGGCATGACAAGCAGCTAAATCCTTTACCCAATAAAGACACCAGCTTCACTTGGGCGGCCGGAGGATTAATTTCTACTGTTGAAGATCTGCTCACCTGGCAGGCAGCCATCAACGATGGGCGACTCTTGAGTCAAGAGATGCAAAAGCAGCGCTTGGATTTTATAGACTTACCCGCGCACGTGAGTCTGGATCAACATATCCAGGCTGGTTTGGGAATTTTCAACATTGAGGGGCATCTAGGGCACGTAGGAGATATGCTTGGACACGAAGCCGCCATATTAGCTCATGATGATGTTCAGCTGGTTGTTTTACTTAATGGTGAAACCAAACACCCAGCTATGGTATTTGGCGGATCGATATTTGAAGCTATTTTCGAGCTGATTTAG
- a CDS encoding MFS transporter, giving the protein MNISLSDKHARRNFTYMWLGQFISQFGSQITAIVLIFWLKEQVGLASVMGLSAMLFSLFIAIFSPLGGALADIYSRKTIIISSDLLAGTASILLPLAFYFFPDKLYLLITLVLLMQLVLGATLGLYDPAYSALLSNVVAKEQLPLANSIKNATIQGAMLMGQGIGLLLYGQFGIIPILIANSLSFYFSALSESRIKLPLQEAKPAKAINSLSDSKKIIAGMKQGLVYISEKKSLKSLLLLIGGVNFFIGPFVILLPFYIEQTLSVPDYWYGYLIAAFGGGGLIGYLSLPFFKSKVQDWSTLGRNSYLFFGFLLITLGVSKNIYLSLILFIACGCCFGLINTMIETAILTNTPDNKRGRVMSIYRVITRLSLPLGMVISGGLVDFYHLNIEIIFIACGIAVLILSIQQFNQQKLKEVLAL; this is encoded by the coding sequence TTGAACATATCATTATCGGATAAGCACGCTCGCCGTAATTTTACATATATGTGGTTGGGCCAGTTCATCAGTCAGTTTGGTAGCCAAATTACAGCAATAGTACTCATTTTTTGGTTAAAAGAGCAGGTAGGCTTGGCTTCAGTTATGGGACTATCAGCGATGTTATTTTCTCTTTTTATCGCCATTTTTTCTCCGCTAGGAGGAGCCCTTGCCGATATCTACAGCCGAAAAACTATTATCATATCCAGTGATTTACTCGCCGGGACAGCATCTATTTTATTGCCACTAGCTTTTTATTTCTTCCCAGATAAGCTCTATCTGCTTATTACATTAGTACTCTTGATGCAACTAGTGCTAGGTGCCACATTAGGTTTATATGATCCAGCTTACTCTGCATTACTGAGCAATGTGGTTGCAAAAGAGCAGCTTCCTCTTGCCAATTCCATCAAGAATGCCACCATTCAAGGCGCTATGTTAATGGGCCAAGGCATAGGACTATTACTCTATGGTCAATTTGGGATTATCCCTATTTTAATCGCTAATAGCTTATCGTTTTATTTTTCCGCCTTGAGTGAATCACGAATAAAACTTCCCCTACAGGAAGCCAAACCTGCAAAAGCTATAAACTCTTTATCAGATTCAAAGAAAATCATCGCCGGTATGAAGCAAGGATTGGTGTATATCAGCGAAAAAAAATCTCTAAAATCTTTATTGCTACTCATTGGCGGGGTCAATTTTTTTATTGGTCCTTTTGTTATCCTGCTGCCTTTTTATATTGAACAAACCTTATCCGTTCCAGACTATTGGTATGGATATTTGATCGCAGCTTTTGGTGGAGGAGGATTGATCGGCTACTTATCTTTACCTTTTTTTAAGTCCAAAGTACAAGACTGGTCTACTTTGGGCCGTAACAGTTATCTATTTTTTGGTTTCTTACTTATTACACTCGGAGTAAGTAAAAATATTTATTTATCCTTAATATTATTCATTGCTTGTGGCTGCTGTTTTGGATTAATCAATACTATGATAGAAACAGCCATATTAACCAACACTCCAGATAATAAACGTGGTCGAGTAATGAGTATTTACCGAGTTATTACTCGCCTATCCTTACCTTTAGGTATGGTTATTTCAGGAGGATTGGTCGATTTTTATCACCTTAATATTGAAATCATTTTTATCGCTTGTGGCATTGCGGTGCTGATACTGTCTATACAGCAATTTAACCAGCAAAAGCTCAAAGAGGTACTAGCGTTATAA